One stretch of Dokdonia sp. Hel_I_53 DNA includes these proteins:
- a CDS encoding nuclear transport factor 2 family protein, producing the protein MTNKELLEKFYTSFAQGNFKGMTECYDENILFKDPVFGTLRGKRARAMWEMLLSRKSKDLEINYEIINSTTEQGNVRWTATYLYGKKKRKVINNVSSNFKFKNGKIVEHIDSFNLWKWTKQALGSIGYVLGWTPFLKKKMQDATNKKLDDFSGKKNYDI; encoded by the coding sequence ATGACTAACAAAGAATTACTAGAAAAATTTTACACGTCATTTGCCCAAGGAAACTTCAAAGGAATGACAGAATGCTATGATGAAAATATTCTGTTTAAAGACCCAGTTTTTGGAACGCTAAGAGGAAAAAGAGCACGTGCTATGTGGGAAATGCTTTTATCTAGAAAGTCTAAGGATTTAGAAATCAATTATGAAATCATAAACTCTACAACTGAGCAGGGTAATGTAAGATGGACAGCCACATATCTTTATGGTAAAAAAAAGAGAAAAGTCATTAATAACGTCAGCTCAAACTTCAAATTTAAAAATGGAAAAATTGTTGAGCATATAGATTCTTTCAACCTTTGGAAATGGACTAAACAAGCACTAGGATCAATTGGATACGTATTAGGATGGACTCCATTTTTAAAAAAGAAAATGCAGGATGCTACAAACAAAAAACTAGACGATTTTAGTGGAAAAAAAAATTACGACATTTAA